The following is a genomic window from Alkaliphilus sp. B6464.
ACCATCTAACAGGGTTTCAGTATAGCTTTTTATAGTAGTTAAAGGAGTTTTTAATTCGTGAGAAACATTAGCTACAAATTCCTTTCTCATGTTCTCTAGTTTTTGATGATTTGTTATATCTTGAAGAACTAAAATTATACCCTCCAATGCACCGTTTTGATCCATAAATGGAGCATAATTAGCTTGAAGTATAACCCCATTCCCTGTATTAATCATTCTATTACCGGTTGAATCTTCCGAATCACTCAATAGCTCCCCTATCTTTAATTGTCCACTGTATGATGCGAATATTTCATTAAAGTCTTTTTCTATAGGAGTATGCTCATCTATTTTTAACATTTCCATTGCCCTAGGGTTTACATGGATAACTTTGCCTTCCTTTGTGGCAGCAACAAGTCCATCAGCCATGTAAGTTATTATAGTATCCATCTTTTTCTTTTCATTACTCATTTCCTGCAAAACAGCGTTTAATCTTGCAGTAAGATAGTTAAACATACTGGCCAGCTGCCCTATTTCATCATCTGACCTTACTTCAACCACTTGTTCGAAGTCACCTTTTGCCATTCTCTCCGCCTTAATTGTTACATCATTAATAGGCCCTGTAATACTCTTAGCTATGAAAAAGCCTAGTATAATAGTTACAAAAAGGGCCAAAAATGTAGCTTTTAATATAATTGATCTTGATTCTTCTAATGTTTTATAAATATCCTCTAAATTGCTTTTTAAGTAAATAGCTCCCGCAATACGGTTATTATCATCATGAATAGGAAAAACCATATGCTTAGAGCTATTAAGCTTGTCTTCTTGGTCTATACTATCCCTTTCACCTATTCCTCCATTAAAGGCATATAAAATCAGCTCCGATTCTAAAAAACGGGTAGCATTTGCATCACCATTATTCTCCATATAGGATGCATTAGTACTAAAAACAATAGTACAATTTGCATCATTTTTAATTATTGTAATTCCAATTCCAGTTCCCATCTGTTCATAGCTTCTAATGTTTTTTTCAACTTCAGCTGGGTTATTCTGCCAATCAATAGTTTTTAAAGTGGTAGTTACTGTATTCGCTAAGCTTGACAGGTTATTACTAACGACTCCTAAGTGATACTGTTCAAACTGCTGCATCAGAAATACTCCTATAATAACCATTGCCATAAACACTAGAAGAAAATAGATGGTGATGAACTTCCATCTAATGCTTTTAAACATCATTAAGCCCTCCTGAAGTAGTAACCTACCCCTCTTTTTGTCATAATATATTCAGGACTTGCAGAATTATCTTCTACTTTTTCTCTCAGCCTTCTTACTGTTACATCTACAGTACGTATATCGCCATAGTATTCATATCCCCATACCTGCTTTAAAAGTTGTTCCCTAGTGAATACTTGCTCCGCCTGAACCGCTAAAAATTTTAATAACTCGAATTCCCTAGAAGTAAGTTCTATAACACTATCATTTTTCCTTACTTCGTATTTTGTAAAATCTATAGTTATACCACCTGTAGAGAAAACACCCTCTAATCTAGTACCTACAGCATTGTCATTTCTTCTAAGATTAGCTTTCACTCTTGCTAGTAGTTCTCTCATACCAAAGGGTTTTGTAATGTAATCATCGGCTCCCATTTCTAATCCTAATACTTTATCAACTTCTTCTTCTTTGGCTGTTAGCATTAAAATCGGAACTGTCGAAGTTTCCCTAATTTTTCTGCACACTTGAAAACCATCTAATTTAGGCAGCATTACATCTAACAAAATCAAATCTGGATTAAGAGTAATCGCCTTATGTAAGCCTTCTTCACCATCATAAGCTACTAAAACTTTATAACCTTCCTTTTCAAGATTAAATTTAACTATTTCCGAAATAGGTTTTTCATCTTCAACGATCAAAATATTTTTTGCCACGATGCAGTCACCTCATTAATTAATTGATTAATTTAACCATTCTATTTTAATTGTATTTTTCCTT
Proteins encoded in this region:
- a CDS encoding sensor histidine kinase; this encodes MFKSIRWKFITIYFLLVFMAMVIIGVFLMQQFEQYHLGVVSNNLSSLANTVTTTLKTIDWQNNPAEVEKNIRSYEQMGTGIGITIIKNDANCTIVFSTNASYMENNGDANATRFLESELILYAFNGGIGERDSIDQEDKLNSSKHMVFPIHDDNNRIAGAIYLKSNLEDIYKTLEESRSIILKATFLALFVTIILGFFIAKSITGPINDVTIKAERMAKGDFEQVVEVRSDDEIGQLASMFNYLTARLNAVLQEMSNEKKKMDTIITYMADGLVAATKEGKVIHVNPRAMEMLKIDEHTPIEKDFNEIFASYSGQLKIGELLSDSEDSTGNRMINTGNGVILQANYAPFMDQNGALEGIILVLQDITNHQKLENMRKEFVANVSHELKTPLTTIKSYTETLLDGVIDDKELAVSFLEVVDSESERMARLVRDLLQLSNLDFQQSKWNKKVVDLKQIVEKTILKLEVSAKNKDQQIHSKLTEKAVNIYADEDRIDQVVLNLLSNSIKYTPKGGEVYIDVELNDHIVLLKIKDNGIGIPKEDIPRIFERFYRVDKARSRELGGTGLGLSIAQQIIEAHNGTIEIFSEEGKGTEAVIKLPIIMETEAINV
- a CDS encoding response regulator; protein product: MAKNILIVEDEKPISEIVKFNLEKEGYKVLVAYDGEEGLHKAITLNPDLILLDVMLPKLDGFQVCRKIRETSTVPILMLTAKEEEVDKVLGLEMGADDYITKPFGMRELLARVKANLRRNDNAVGTRLEGVFSTGGITIDFTKYEVRKNDSVIELTSREFELLKFLAVQAEQVFTREQLLKQVWGYEYYGDIRTVDVTVRRLREKVEDNSASPEYIMTKRGVGYYFRRA